Proteins from one Corticium candelabrum chromosome 4, ooCorCand1.1, whole genome shotgun sequence genomic window:
- the LOC134178016 gene encoding uncharacterized protein LOC134178016: protein MSTDGLGASGVTNFDDIIHYSNVWEDHALLETALDVNADDDVLSVASAGDNIFNLLLMEPRSLTAIDMSRAQIAVLELKMAAIRHLPSHGDFLTILGLQGKPEERVAVYNNLEPFLPLSCSNYFNYHPSVVVEGIVSSGLLEKLVAGYTRDVVSTAVSSSELDALFDEENVEEQARLFRSFPLDKMKQDFLEFFSYDRFVGSNRSEKELENVEDLDFSENLWFRLIHVITTIPARKNFYLSWLLRGPDVAHHTVPPYLHEKNFNRLRSLLDRVTVVTDTLENHLKQSNDPSSYNKINLSDVFEYRSEEDCHALFHLVVARCRPGGRLVYWDLFTPHRAPETLLESQLLKPVPGMEDRLHKKDRMFFYISFHVHAVKSGVFNEVDIC, encoded by the coding sequence ATGAGCACTGACGGACTGGGAGCTAGCGGCGTTACTAATTTCGACGACATCATTCACTACAGTAACGTGTGGGAAGACCACGCTCTTCTCGAAACTGCATTAGACGTCAACGCGGACGACGACGTTTTGTCTGTTGCGAGCGCCGGAGACAACATTTTCAATCTACTGCTCATGGAACCTCGTTCTCTCACAGCCATCGACATGAGTAGAGCTCAGATTGCAGTGTTAGAACTCAAAATGGCGGCTATACGACACCTGCCGTCGCATGGCGACTTCTTGACGATTCTCGGATTGCAGGGAAAACCGGAAGAACGAGTTGCCGTATACAACAATTTAGAGCCCTTTCTCCCGTTGTCGTGTTCTAATTATTTCAATTACCATCCGTCTGTTGTTGTGGAGGGAATCGTCTCATCGGGTCTCCTAGAGAAGTTGGTTGCAGGGTATACTCGGGATGTCGTTTCTACAGCGGTCAGCAGCTCGGAGCTCGATGCTCTGTTTGACGAGGAAAACGTGGAGGAGCAAGCCCGGCTATTCCGGTCGTTTCCTCTCGACAAGATGAAGCAAGATTTCCTCGAATTCTTCTCGTACGACCGATTCGTTGGGAGTAATCGCAGTGAGAAGGAGTTGGAAAACGTGGAAGATCTCGATTTCAGTGAAAACTTGTGGTTCCGTCTGATACACGTCATCACCACGATTCCGGCGCGTAAAAATTTCTACCTCTCTTGGTTGCTGCGCGGACCGGACGTCGCTCACCACACCGTTCCGCCCTACCTCCACGAAAAAAATTTCAATCGCCTCCGATCATTGTTGGATAGAGTGACCGTTGTGACCGACACTCTCGAAAACCATCTGAAACAGAGCAATGATCCGTCGTCCTACAACAAGATCAATTTGTCTGATGTGTTTGAATATAGGAGTGAGGAGGATTGTCACGCTCTGTTTCATCTTGTTGTGGCCAGATGTCGACCTGGAGGACGGTTGGTCTACTGGGATCTCTTCACGCCTCATAGAGCGCCTGAAACGCTCCTAGAGAGCCAACTGCTCAAGCCCGTTCCTGGGATGGAAGATCGACTTCACAAGAAAGACAGAATGTTCTTCTACATCTCTTTTCACGTGCATGCAGTAAAATCCGGTGTGTTTAATGAAGTAGACATTTGCTGA